A window of Calliopsis andreniformis isolate RMS-2024a chromosome 3, iyCalAndr_principal, whole genome shotgun sequence contains these coding sequences:
- the LOC143188666 gene encoding uncharacterized protein LOC143188666 isoform X2 encodes MRAEVARSGVRQPARKRARKRGPFVVSGVILDRQDSVARRGAQGGQKEKAQAAGAGNSGSAWRGKKRRWKKIGIRWRELFTKEKMKRDEEAIEAEEDGKHSFGKNKARGEAED; translated from the exons ATGAG GGCCGAGGTTGCTCGCTCGGGCGTTCGCCAGCCAGCGCGAAAGAGAGCGAGAAAGCGAGGACCGTTCGTCGTTTCTGGGGTAATTTTAGATCGGCAAGATAGCGTGGCGCGCAGGGGAGCGCAGGGTGGCCAGAAAGAGAAAGCGCAGGCTGCTGGTGCGGGAAACAGCGGCAGCGCGTGGAGGGGTAAAAAAAGGCGGTGGAAGAAAATCGGTATCCGCTGGCGAGAACTGTTTACGAAAGAGAAAATGAAACGGGACGAGGAGGCGATCGAGGCGGAAGAGGATGGAAAACACTCCTTCGGGAAGAACAAGGCCAGAGGCGAAGCAGAAGATTAG
- the LOC143188666 gene encoding uncharacterized protein LOC143188666 isoform X1, with protein MHEAEVARSGVRQPARKRARKRGPFVVSGVILDRQDSVARRGAQGGQKEKAQAAGAGNSGSAWRGKKRRWKKIGIRWRELFTKEKMKRDEEAIEAEEDGKHSFGKNKARGEAED; from the exons ATGCACGA GGCCGAGGTTGCTCGCTCGGGCGTTCGCCAGCCAGCGCGAAAGAGAGCGAGAAAGCGAGGACCGTTCGTCGTTTCTGGGGTAATTTTAGATCGGCAAGATAGCGTGGCGCGCAGGGGAGCGCAGGGTGGCCAGAAAGAGAAAGCGCAGGCTGCTGGTGCGGGAAACAGCGGCAGCGCGTGGAGGGGTAAAAAAAGGCGGTGGAAGAAAATCGGTATCCGCTGGCGAGAACTGTTTACGAAAGAGAAAATGAAACGGGACGAGGAGGCGATCGAGGCGGAAGAGGATGGAAAACACTCCTTCGGGAAGAACAAGGCCAGAGGCGAAGCAGAAGATTAG